Sequence from the Deltaproteobacteria bacterium genome:
CCTCCGTCTACACGGAGGCCATTCGGCGTGGTCGACGGCGACAACTCCCTCTGGCTCAAGGACGAGCCTGGGGCGATACCCTCCACCTCGAGGGGCCTTACCGCGGCCCGCGATCAGAGGTCGTAATCGACGCCGGCAGGTTTGGGAAAGGAGATGCGCTTCCGCAGGGCAAAGCGGGTAGGATAGCTACCCCCGAAGCACGGTCTCCTTGAGAAACTGAAGGGCTAATTCCTTGAGTATACCCAAGGTCCAGTCCCCTCCAGTTTGCTGGACACGGCCCATCACTTTTTGCCATCGTGATTCGTCACGAATGGCGTCAAGGAAGTCATGGCCGGAACTCGTCAGGCGAAAAGTGGCCTGACCAATCTCATCCACAAGCCCTTCGTCGCATAGCAGTTGGAAGTGATGCCAATCCTCCGCACTTCTATCAATTGTCACCACTGTAGTGGGGGAGTACGAACTTTCCATTTCGACGAGTAGCGCTCTCAACAGCTCTGGATCACGTTTCACTGTTTCCTCCGCAACACTTGAATGGCGCTCCGCACCGCCTCTTCCAGTTCCCGGGCACCATGAACCACATAGTTTCCCGCGTATTACCGGAAAGCCAAAACGCCCTCTTGTGCGGGAGTGATTCCCATTCCAGCGAATCGCGATCCTGGGCTCTCCCTCGTAGGTTCCTTCGGCAGCAGACCAGCTATCCGCTTCTCCGTCATAAAGCACGTCTCGAACTGGATTCGTGCATCCTGCCATCCAGGTACGGGCAGATCGATCTAAGTGCAGTTCTGTCATGCGTCCCGCCGTGCAGTGTAACGGAGGCTCAAATAGTCCCCGCCCTTGGAAGGCTTGCCGCTCTCGGAGCAGCGTGTGGCCTTGAGGCGCGGGGGCAGATCGTACTCCAGTCGGCGCTTCGCGCC
This genomic interval carries:
- a CDS encoding DUF2513 domain-containing protein, with the translated sequence MKRDPELLRALLVEMESSYSPTTVVTIDRSAEDWHHFQLLCDEGLVDEIGQATFRLTSSGHDFLDAIRDESRWQKVMGRVQQTGGDWTLGILKELALQFLKETVLRG